Genomic segment of Dehalogenimonas alkenigignens:
AAGGGGTTCATCCTGTCAGGCGGCCCGGCTTCGGTCTACGCTTCCGGTGCGCCGATGGCGCCGGCCTATATCTACGAGTCCAAGCTGCCCGTCCTGGGGATCTGCTACGGCATGCAGTTGATCACCCAGCAACTCGGCGGAACGGTCGCCCGGGGCCAGGCCAGGGAATACGGCCATGCCATACTTCATCTTTCTGATTTGACTTCCCCACTGTTCAAAGATATCCCTGAGTCTGCCGCCGCCTGGATGAGCCACGGCGACCGGGTGGAGCGGTTGCCCGCCGGCTTCCGCTCGCTGGCCTACACCGAGAATTCGCCGCTGGCGGTCATGGGCAACGACAAAAACGTCTTCGGTTTGCAGTTCCACCCTGAGGTTGCCCACACTCCCTACGGCAAGACGCTCCTCAAAAACTTTGTCCTTGGCATCTGCGGCTGCCAGGCCTCCTGGACGCCGGGGCACTTCATCACCGAGAGCATTGAGAGTATCCGCGCCCAGGTCGGCGGCGGCAAGGTCATCGCCGCGCTGTCCGGCGGAGTCGATTCAGCAATCGTGGCTACTCTGATCCACCGAGCTGTCGGCGACCAGCTTACCTGCATCTTCGTCAACAACGGCTTGCTTCGCCGCGAAGAAGCCGAACGCACCCTAAAGGTTTTCAAACAAAACCTGGGAATGAATATCATCTACATCGAGGCCACCGACCGTTTTCTGGACCGCCTGGCCGGAGTCACCGACCCGGAGCAGAAACGGAAGGCTATCGGCGTGGAGTTCATCCGGGTCTTCGAGGAAGAAGCTCTTAAACTGGGCAAAGTGGATTTCCTGGCCCAGGGCACTCTCTATCCCGATGTCATCGAAAGCATCTCCTCGGTTTCCTCGGCATCAGCCAAGATCAAGAGCCATCATAACGTCGGCGGCCTGCCGGCTAATATGGCCCTTAAACTGCTGGAACCGGTGCGCTATCTCTTCAAGGACGAGGTGCGGCAGGTGGGCATTGAACTTGGACTGCCCGAAGAGATGGTTTGGCGCCAGCCGTTCCCAGGCCCGGGACTGGCCATCCGCGTCATCGGCGAGGTGACCCGCGAGAAGCTGGAGATGCTCAGAGCCTCCGACTGGATCGTAATGCACGAGATAAAAAAGGCCGGGCTGTACCGCCAGTTATGGCAGAGTTTCGCCATCATCACCGACGTCAGAAGCGTCGGCGTCATGGGTGACTTCCGCACCTATGGCCACCTGGTGGCCATCCGTGCCGTTACTTCAGATGACGCTATGACCGCCGACTGGGCACGACTGCCATACGACCTGCTCGCCCGAATCAGCAACCGCATCGTCAACGAGGTCTCCGGCGTCAACCGGGTGGTCTATGACATCACCTCCAAACCGCCCGGCACCATCGAATGGGAATAAAGCTCCGGGAGGAGATTGAAATGGGATTTTTTAGCAAACGTAAGATTCAAGGCGACGAACTGCTGAACTACCTCGATTTTCTGGGAGAAGAATGGAAGTTCAGGGCCTTTCAAGAAAAGGAAGCCAGCGCATACACTGACGCTCTGACCCGGTTCGATCCTAAAGCCGCCGCTAAGAATGCCGATGCTTACGCTGAACTGGCGGGTGCTGCCAGCCGCCTGGCGCAGTCGGCGGCGGAGCTTATTCGCCGTAAAGACGCATTGAAGACAGTCCCGGACAAGGCGACTTCCTGTTATTTTGCCTGGCACGCCGCTTATACGGACTATCTGGCCTGGGCGCTCGCCCAAGCTGACACCATAGAAGACAAAATGGCCGGCAATCCCACCGATGCCGCAGCATTGAAGGATCTCCAGCAAAAAAGCGAACAGTCCCGCGCCGAGGCTGAAACCGAGGAGCAGAAACTGCTGAAGCAGCTGGACCTTTCCCAGGCGGATATCGAGCAGCTTCATGACCGCGCCACCCAGGCGGCAGCCCAAGACACCTGGCGTCCCCGCGTCATCACCCGCAAACCCAAGCGGTAATTTTTTACCCCACCTTCTTAAGATCTTAAGGAGACTGCGCTGAAAGTACTGGTCATCGGCAGCGGCGGGCGTGAACACGCCATAGTCTGGAAAATTAAGCAGAGCCCCAGAGTCGAAGCGGTTTTTGCCGCTCCCGGCAACGGCGGCACGGCGAATATCGTCGAGAATCTGGATATCAATCCTGCCGATGTCACCAAACTGCTAGATGCCGTCCACGCCTTGGGCATTGACCTGGTCGTCATCGGTCCGGAGGGACCGCTGGCTGCCGGCCTGGCCGACGAATTCCAGTCCCGGCTGATTCCGGTCTTCGGCCCGTCGCGGGCGGCGGCGCAACTGGAATCGTCAAAAACCTTTGCCCGCAGCCTGATGGAAAAATATGCCATCCCGTGCGCCAGGGGCAAGTCCTTCACCAACTTTCTAGAAGCCAGGGCTTATTTAAAGGCCCAGTCAGCCCCGCTGGTGGTTAAAGCCGACGGCTTGGCCGCCGGTAAAGGCGTCTCCGTTTGCACGACGCTGGCCGAAGCTGAATCCACGCTCCAGAAAATGATGGAGCAGAAGGTTTTCGGCGCCGCCGGCAACCGGGTGATCATCGAAGAATACCTGATCGGCCAGGAAATGAGCTACCTGGCTTTTACCGACGGCAAGACTATCGTTCCCATGCCTCCGGCCTGTGACTACAAACGCGTTTACGAAGGCAATACCGGTCCCAACACCGGCGGCATGGGCGCCTACTCACCGCCGCCCTTCTTCGATAACAGGATGGGAGCCAGACTCGACGCCACAGTTATGCAGCCCATCGTCCGGGCGCTGGCCGAAGAGGGTATCCGCTACCGCGGCGTCA
This window contains:
- the guaA gene encoding glutamine-hydrolyzing GMP synthase encodes the protein MIICNTTAMTESKESPTSSETHRVATSGDIEVATYLEIAKQALEKPAAGEAVSGASRESIVIFDFGSQYSLLIARRIRELHVYCELVPHDTPWDKIAHLNPKGFILSGGPASVYASGAPMAPAYIYESKLPVLGICYGMQLITQQLGGTVARGQAREYGHAILHLSDLTSPLFKDIPESAAAWMSHGDRVERLPAGFRSLAYTENSPLAVMGNDKNVFGLQFHPEVAHTPYGKTLLKNFVLGICGCQASWTPGHFITESIESIRAQVGGGKVIAALSGGVDSAIVATLIHRAVGDQLTCIFVNNGLLRREEAERTLKVFKQNLGMNIIYIEATDRFLDRLAGVTDPEQKRKAIGVEFIRVFEEEALKLGKVDFLAQGTLYPDVIESISSVSSASAKIKSHHNVGGLPANMALKLLEPVRYLFKDEVRQVGIELGLPEEMVWRQPFPGPGLAIRVIGEVTREKLEMLRASDWIVMHEIKKAGLYRQLWQSFAIITDVRSVGVMGDFRTYGHLVAIRAVTSDDAMTADWARLPYDLLARISNRIVNEVSGVNRVVYDITSKPPGTIEWE
- the purD gene encoding phosphoribosylamine--glycine ligase; this encodes MVIGSGGREHAIVWKIKQSPRVEAVFAAPGNGGTANIVENLDINPADVTKLLDAVHALGIDLVVIGPEGPLAAGLADEFQSRLIPVFGPSRAAAQLESSKTFARSLMEKYAIPCARGKSFTNFLEARAYLKAQSAPLVVKADGLAAGKGVSVCTTLAEAESTLQKMMEQKVFGAAGNRVIIEEYLIGQEMSYLAFTDGKTIVPMPPACDYKRVYEGNTGPNTGGMGAYSPPPFFDNRMGARLDATVMQPIVRALAEEGIRYRGVIYAGLMLTDDGPKVLEFNARFGDPETQVILPQLKTDLVDIMLAVIEDSLDKIIVEWEKRACVTVVMASGGYPEEYKKGLPISGLDALDAGVTVFHAGTLAADEKTITSGGRVLSVTACGDDFAQARDLVYDNISRISFEGAHFRHDIALFGE